In the Piscinibacter sp. XHJ-5 genome, one interval contains:
- a CDS encoding DUF4132 domain-containing protein, which yields MLKWVGKLLGGTSVDLPPDVPSGWVRCLEEALEPLRAADADLARQILDFVCRGEPIGVLHTAAKGPTCAEKLGLTWQGRSDAWKKLYRDIAKVTPRVLLRWAQLLEAAGQSQSPGYQLTFANGVHWPETLLVHASGAAFNAWGSHEDPHADLSADAIEALLVEGGLAPHALLAAAFTTNVKQGYWGGGNAMKVAKLTGYADWLARHVGDVRPLLSAAGAQERLHMVKMLEPAPPHALAALASELADWATSSSKQVRAAAEPLLRKVAAEGVVALKHLAAQAKPEQRVNALRLLWQLARVSDDEALRAFARSTAEADNAPSAQALLAEWAGAASPTVEATRYEYTLPTIDWRDTLTDAVSQALDRLWEDMNAGVEEVNRQGREFERRSQSSTYKHRHTDRKPFSPSERQRVRDHLADDVPRSPRERVRVDRLSYHAPLMPMLERFAAAPGVTPQALVKLLDVLGQLDASHGRFGGSLAVAFNAMHRASGRPTLLELQLLLEPLGHGAEMLLRECCNTWGHSLARDWSDAAQWPFFAHNVELLLRYMNPTLMREHYWFDRSGLFRAIATLPAPPDAIVNVLFDLALGSAKTERAPAQQALSNLAGKELRITNALADGKAEARTVAAQWLGALKHAAAQPALEKALLKEKNDVAKGAMLDALEALGQPVEKYLDRSALLKDAAASLAKGLPKDIEWFPFAAMPRVRWADDESEVDPDVLRAFVVQATKQKSPEPNAVLRKYCRMFHPRDREAFGQFVLEAWLREDVKPISAEEAMRQARASAQGTHAAMQRYPQYYKDDANFGKSVEELYAACRPGFLRMPVGSAAASKGLLALAAACAHERAAPAVARYLKEYYGTRASQGKSLIAMLAWVEHPSATQLMLSIGNRFRTKSFQEEAMKQAEALAERRGWSVAELADRTIPSAGFDETGTQELSYGPRTFVVRLLPDFKLELLNPDGRKIAALPEPRQDDDADLAKAAKKAFSSARKEIKGIVDQQTERLYEALCTERDWRYEDWELYLNQHPIVRRLVQRLVWAVTRDGGVVQTFRPLDDGTLTDCDDNPVHVAPDARVRVAHDSILSAEAVGQWQQHLADYEIAPLFQQLGKGIYALPEGKSQAEEIGDFEGHLLETFALRGRALKLGYTRGSTEDGGWFTTYEKRFPTLGLQALLEFTGNPLPEQNRTVALLSLSFASLQPDSHRSGKLKLAKVPKVLLSECYNDLRLIAAEGTGFHADWRKKSEY from the coding sequence ATGCTCAAGTGGGTGGGGAAGCTGCTCGGGGGAACGTCGGTCGATCTGCCGCCCGATGTGCCATCCGGCTGGGTGCGGTGCCTGGAAGAAGCACTCGAGCCGCTGCGCGCCGCGGACGCCGACCTGGCCCGGCAGATCCTCGATTTCGTGTGCCGCGGCGAGCCGATCGGCGTGCTGCACACCGCCGCGAAGGGCCCCACCTGCGCCGAAAAGCTGGGCCTCACCTGGCAGGGACGCAGCGATGCATGGAAGAAGCTGTACCGCGACATCGCGAAGGTTACGCCGCGGGTGCTGCTGCGCTGGGCGCAGCTTCTGGAGGCCGCGGGGCAATCTCAGTCGCCCGGCTACCAGCTCACGTTCGCCAATGGCGTGCACTGGCCCGAGACGCTGCTGGTCCATGCCAGCGGTGCCGCATTCAACGCCTGGGGCAGCCATGAGGATCCGCACGCCGACCTGAGCGCCGACGCGATCGAGGCGCTGCTCGTCGAAGGCGGCCTGGCGCCGCACGCGCTGCTCGCGGCCGCCTTCACAACGAACGTCAAGCAGGGCTACTGGGGTGGCGGCAATGCCATGAAGGTCGCCAAGCTCACCGGCTACGCCGACTGGCTGGCCAGGCATGTCGGGGATGTCCGGCCGCTGCTGTCGGCGGCCGGAGCGCAGGAACGCCTGCACATGGTCAAGATGCTCGAGCCCGCCCCGCCGCACGCGCTCGCCGCGCTGGCCAGCGAGCTGGCAGATTGGGCCACCAGCTCGAGCAAGCAGGTGCGCGCGGCGGCCGAGCCGCTGCTGCGCAAGGTCGCGGCCGAGGGCGTCGTGGCGCTGAAGCATCTGGCCGCGCAGGCCAAGCCCGAGCAGCGTGTCAACGCGCTGCGGCTGCTCTGGCAGCTGGCCCGCGTGTCCGACGACGAGGCCCTGCGCGCCTTCGCGCGCAGCACCGCGGAAGCGGACAACGCACCGAGCGCGCAGGCGCTGCTCGCCGAATGGGCAGGCGCCGCATCCCCCACCGTCGAGGCGACCCGCTACGAGTACACGCTGCCCACGATCGACTGGCGCGACACGCTCACCGATGCGGTCTCGCAGGCACTCGACCGGCTGTGGGAAGACATGAACGCCGGCGTGGAAGAGGTCAACCGGCAGGGACGCGAGTTCGAGAGGCGCTCGCAGTCCAGCACCTACAAGCACCGTCACACCGACCGGAAGCCTTTCTCGCCGTCCGAGCGGCAGCGCGTGCGCGACCACCTGGCCGACGACGTCCCGCGAAGCCCCAGGGAACGGGTGCGCGTCGATCGCCTCAGCTACCACGCGCCGCTCATGCCGATGCTGGAGCGCTTCGCGGCGGCGCCCGGTGTCACGCCTCAGGCGCTGGTGAAGCTGCTGGACGTGCTGGGCCAGCTCGACGCGAGCCATGGCCGCTTCGGCGGCTCGCTCGCCGTTGCGTTCAACGCGATGCACCGCGCGAGCGGACGTCCCACGCTGCTCGAGCTGCAGCTGCTGCTGGAGCCGCTGGGCCACGGCGCCGAGATGCTCCTGCGCGAGTGCTGCAACACCTGGGGCCACTCGCTGGCACGCGACTGGAGCGATGCGGCGCAGTGGCCGTTCTTCGCGCACAACGTCGAGCTGCTGCTGCGCTACATGAACCCGACGCTGATGCGCGAGCACTACTGGTTCGACCGCAGCGGGCTGTTCCGCGCCATCGCGACGCTGCCGGCGCCGCCCGATGCCATCGTCAACGTGCTGTTCGACCTCGCGCTGGGATCGGCCAAGACCGAGCGCGCCCCGGCACAGCAGGCGCTGTCGAACCTCGCGGGCAAGGAGCTTCGCATCACCAACGCGCTGGCCGACGGCAAGGCCGAGGCGCGCACCGTGGCCGCGCAGTGGCTCGGCGCGCTGAAGCACGCGGCGGCCCAGCCGGCGCTGGAGAAGGCGCTGCTCAAGGAGAAGAACGACGTCGCCAAGGGCGCCATGCTCGACGCGCTGGAGGCGCTCGGCCAGCCGGTCGAGAAGTACCTCGACCGCAGCGCTCTGCTCAAGGACGCCGCCGCCTCGCTCGCCAAGGGACTGCCCAAGGACATCGAGTGGTTTCCCTTCGCCGCGATGCCGCGCGTGCGCTGGGCCGACGATGAGTCGGAAGTCGACCCCGACGTGCTGCGCGCCTTCGTCGTGCAGGCGACGAAGCAGAAGTCGCCGGAGCCCAATGCGGTGCTGCGCAAGTATTGCCGCATGTTCCACCCGCGCGACCGCGAGGCCTTCGGCCAGTTCGTGCTCGAGGCGTGGCTGCGCGAGGACGTGAAGCCGATCTCCGCCGAGGAGGCGATGCGGCAGGCGCGGGCTTCCGCGCAAGGCACGCATGCGGCGATGCAGCGCTATCCGCAGTACTACAAGGACGACGCCAACTTCGGCAAGTCGGTGGAGGAGCTGTACGCGGCCTGCCGGCCCGGCTTCCTGCGCATGCCGGTGGGTTCGGCGGCGGCGAGCAAGGGCCTGCTGGCGCTGGCCGCGGCCTGCGCCCACGAGCGCGCGGCCCCGGCGGTCGCACGCTACCTGAAGGAGTACTACGGCACGCGGGCATCGCAGGGCAAGTCGCTGATCGCGATGCTGGCGTGGGTCGAGCATCCCTCGGCAACGCAGCTGATGCTGTCCATCGGCAACCGCTTCCGCACCAAGAGCTTCCAGGAAGAGGCGATGAAGCAGGCCGAGGCGCTGGCCGAGCGGCGCGGCTGGTCGGTGGCCGAGCTGGCCGACCGCACCATCCCCAGCGCCGGCTTCGACGAGACCGGCACGCAGGAGCTGAGCTACGGCCCGCGCACGTTCGTCGTGCGCCTGCTGCCCGACTTCAAGCTCGAGCTGCTCAACCCCGACGGCAGGAAGATCGCCGCGCTGCCCGAACCCCGCCAGGACGACGATGCGGACCTCGCCAAGGCGGCGAAGAAGGCCTTCTCGTCAGCGCGCAAGGAGATCAAGGGAATCGTCGACCAGCAGACCGAGCGCCTGTACGAGGCGCTGTGCACCGAGCGCGACTGGCGCTACGAGGACTGGGAGCTGTACCTCAACCAGCATCCGATCGTGCGGCGGCTGGTCCAGCGCCTGGTGTGGGCGGTGACGCGGGACGGCGGCGTGGTACAGACCTTCCGACCGCTGGACGACGGCACGCTGACCGACTGCGACGACAACCCGGTGCACGTCGCCCCCGACGCGCGGGTTCGTGTCGCGCACGACTCGATCCTGAGCGCCGAAGCGGTCGGGCAATGGCAGCAGCACCTCGCCGACTACGAGATCGCGCCGCTGTTCCAGCAGCTCGGCAAGGGCATCTATGCGCTGCCCGAAGGAAAGTCGCAGGCCGAGGAGATCGGCGACTTCGAGGGCCATCTGCTGGAGACGTTCGCGCTGCGCGGCCGCGCGCTGAAGCTCGGCTATACCCGCGGCAGCACCGAGGACGGCGGGTGGTTCACGACCTACGAGAAGCGCTTTCCCACGCTGGGCCTGCAGGCCCTGCTCGAGTTCACCGGCAACCCGCTGCCCGAGCAGAACCGCACCGTCGCGCTGCTGAGCCTCTCGTTCGCCAGCCTGCAGCCTGACAGCCATCGCAGCGGCAAGCTCAAGCTCGCCAAGGTGCCCAAGGTGCTGCTGTCCGAGTGCTACAACGACCTTCGCCTGATCGCCGCCGAGGGCACGGGCTTTCACGCCGACTGGCGCAAGAAGAGCGAGTACTGA
- a CDS encoding AAA family ATPase: protein MSQPQTGVLRAPAEQVHAEELARLAERDGNARPPGWRLSPRAVRSFILGDDKLGVRRKFFGDDPLIDRCIVTLMSNRGLLLVGEPGTAKSMLSELLAAAISHDSGCTIQGTAGTTEDQIKYSWNYALLLNEGPTPRALVRGPLYEAMRTGRVCRFEEITRVQPEIQDCLISLLSDKVLHVPELTGADANVFAARGFNVLATANIRDRGVHEMSSALKRRFNFETVKPIADRKLETQLVREQTEQLLRHAQVDVELAPDVVDLLVTAFNDLRQGVTGEGTVVEKPTAVMSSAEAVAVGYAACLDAHYLGNGTVGGEHVARQLIGTVLKDNPDDGKKLRHYFDVVVRPRAQRHKQWQRVLEARKELER, encoded by the coding sequence ATGAGCCAACCCCAGACCGGCGTGCTGCGCGCGCCCGCCGAGCAGGTGCATGCCGAGGAGCTCGCCCGCCTCGCCGAACGCGACGGCAATGCGCGCCCGCCGGGCTGGCGGCTGTCGCCCCGCGCGGTGCGCAGCTTCATCCTCGGCGACGACAAGCTGGGCGTGCGCCGCAAGTTCTTCGGCGACGATCCGCTGATCGACCGCTGCATCGTCACGCTGATGAGCAACCGCGGGCTGCTGCTGGTCGGAGAGCCGGGCACCGCGAAGTCGATGCTGTCGGAGCTGCTGGCCGCGGCCATCTCGCACGATTCGGGCTGCACCATCCAGGGCACGGCGGGCACCACCGAGGACCAGATCAAGTACTCGTGGAACTACGCATTGCTGCTCAACGAGGGACCCACGCCACGCGCGCTGGTGCGCGGCCCGCTGTACGAGGCCATGCGCACCGGCCGCGTCTGCCGCTTCGAGGAGATCACGCGCGTGCAGCCGGAGATCCAGGACTGCCTGATCAGCCTGCTGTCCGACAAGGTGCTGCATGTGCCGGAGCTGACCGGTGCCGACGCCAACGTCTTCGCCGCCCGCGGATTCAACGTGCTGGCCACGGCCAACATCCGCGACCGCGGCGTGCACGAGATGTCCAGCGCCCTGAAGCGGCGCTTCAACTTCGAGACCGTCAAGCCGATCGCCGACCGCAAGCTCGAGACGCAGCTCGTGCGCGAGCAGACCGAACAGCTGCTGCGGCACGCGCAGGTCGACGTGGAGCTCGCGCCCGACGTGGTGGACCTGCTGGTGACCGCGTTCAACGACCTGCGCCAGGGTGTCACCGGCGAGGGCACGGTGGTGGAGAAGCCCACCGCCGTCATGTCGTCCGCGGAGGCGGTGGCCGTCGGCTATGCGGCCTGCCTGGACGCGCACTACCTCGGCAACGGCACGGTGGGCGGCGAGCATGTCGCGCGCCAGCTGATCGGCACGGTGCTGAAGGACAACCCCGACGACGGCAAGAAGCTGCGCCACTACTTCGACGTCGTCGTGCGGCCGCGCGCGCAGCGCCACAAGCAGTGGCAGCGCGTGCTGGAGGCGCGCAAGGAACTCGAGCGCTGA
- a CDS encoding DUF5682 family protein — MQNAAELRTAFRQLVGDALILFPVRHHSPACAHHLLHIFEQRRPSVVLVEGPRSFTPLVPLLAHAQARAPFAVYAYAVQRAAGDTPERRRAAYYPFCDYSPELVALRESARRGIPASFIDLDFAEQFVLDRDDAGEEQGSLLAEHHLRRSDYLKALAQQLGCRDHEELWEHLFELPHRDTSTEDFVARIATYCHLARQDATEDGHARDGTHEREAEMAWHIRTALAQRAPQAGPVLVVLGGYHAVAMPRLIQAEVARPAVSRDTLADHHASVIRYSFDRLERLNGYASGMTAPAWHQALWERAQAMDRAGIAGSERLRREVALTMLFDIALELRQRHQLALPVPALSAAYEQALRLAQLRGRCGPARDDVLDAVTSCFIKGQADADGVLVQRAAQRVLGGVALGKVPAGAGVPPLVRDFEARARRQRLRMDDTERRRATLDLYRRPEHRVTSRLFHGLVLLEVPFGVRTAGPDFVNGIGLERLQEHWEYDYSPLTEAALVEASVYGVTLPLAVASRFAQRMQQLEADGQARNARVAASSAVQACVLGLHDHLPRVLQALRVAINEDAAFDAVAAAAGTLGLLWESREPLEARDVPEVMPLLQAAYERSIYLGRDLRGVADDRAGDIVQALQQLRELLVGACGQSLDAGLYWDMVGALRHANDSALLRGASAGLLYSAGRLGEDALGAELNGHLSGMAQPRDAVAYLRGLTQTAREATWQQPALLQVLDVLLAQWDEPAFVAVLPELRLAFAAMTPNETDRIAGAVAGLHGMGDLGPLVHRDLAEDEVRAHLALSETLREVLAADGLSDWLVA; from the coding sequence ATGCAGAACGCAGCCGAGCTGCGCACCGCCTTCCGGCAGCTCGTCGGCGACGCGCTGATCCTGTTCCCGGTGCGCCACCACAGTCCCGCCTGCGCGCACCACCTGCTGCACATCTTCGAGCAGCGCCGCCCGAGCGTCGTGCTGGTGGAGGGCCCGCGCTCCTTCACGCCGCTGGTGCCGCTGCTGGCGCATGCGCAGGCGCGGGCGCCCTTCGCCGTCTACGCCTATGCGGTGCAGCGTGCCGCCGGCGACACGCCGGAGCGCCGCAGGGCCGCCTACTACCCGTTCTGCGACTACTCGCCCGAGCTGGTGGCCCTGCGCGAGTCGGCGCGGCGCGGCATCCCCGCGAGCTTCATCGACCTCGACTTCGCCGAGCAGTTCGTGCTCGACCGCGACGACGCCGGCGAAGAGCAGGGCTCACTGCTGGCCGAGCATCACCTGAGACGCAGCGACTACCTGAAGGCGCTGGCGCAGCAGCTCGGCTGCCGCGACCACGAGGAGTTGTGGGAGCACCTGTTCGAGCTGCCGCACCGCGACACGTCCACGGAGGACTTCGTCGCGCGCATCGCCACCTATTGCCACCTCGCCCGTCAGGACGCGACCGAGGACGGGCATGCGAGGGACGGCACCCACGAACGCGAGGCCGAGATGGCCTGGCACATTCGCACCGCGCTGGCGCAGCGCGCGCCGCAAGCCGGTCCGGTGCTGGTGGTGCTCGGCGGCTATCACGCCGTCGCGATGCCGCGGCTCATCCAGGCCGAGGTCGCGCGCCCGGCCGTTTCGCGCGACACGCTGGCCGACCACCACGCGTCGGTGATCCGCTACAGCTTCGACCGCCTCGAGCGGCTCAACGGCTACGCCTCCGGCATGACCGCGCCGGCGTGGCACCAGGCGCTGTGGGAGCGCGCCCAGGCGATGGATCGCGCCGGCATCGCCGGCAGCGAGCGCCTGCGCCGCGAAGTGGCGCTGACGATGCTGTTCGACATCGCGCTCGAGCTGCGCCAGCGCCATCAGCTGGCGCTGCCGGTGCCTGCGCTGTCGGCCGCCTACGAGCAGGCGCTGCGCCTCGCGCAGCTGCGCGGACGCTGCGGGCCCGCCCGCGACGACGTGCTCGATGCGGTGACGAGCTGCTTCATCAAGGGGCAGGCCGATGCCGATGGCGTGCTGGTGCAGCGCGCCGCGCAGCGTGTGCTCGGCGGCGTCGCACTCGGCAAGGTTCCCGCGGGGGCCGGCGTGCCGCCGCTGGTGCGCGACTTCGAAGCACGCGCGCGGCGCCAGCGGTTGAGGATGGACGACACCGAACGCCGCCGCGCGACGCTGGACCTCTACCGGCGTCCCGAGCACCGCGTGACCAGCCGGCTGTTCCACGGCCTCGTGCTGCTCGAGGTGCCCTTCGGCGTGCGCACCGCGGGACCCGACTTCGTGAACGGCATCGGGCTCGAGCGGCTGCAGGAACACTGGGAGTACGACTACTCGCCGCTCACCGAGGCCGCGCTGGTCGAGGCGTCGGTGTACGGCGTGACGCTGCCGCTGGCGGTGGCCAGCCGCTTCGCCCAGCGCATGCAGCAGCTGGAGGCCGACGGCCAGGCGCGCAACGCCCGCGTCGCGGCGTCCAGCGCCGTGCAGGCCTGCGTGCTCGGCCTGCACGACCACCTGCCGCGCGTGCTCCAGGCCTTGCGCGTGGCGATCAACGAAGACGCCGCCTTCGATGCGGTGGCCGCCGCCGCCGGCACGCTGGGGTTGCTGTGGGAGTCGCGCGAGCCGCTGGAGGCGCGCGACGTGCCCGAGGTCATGCCGCTGCTGCAGGCGGCCTACGAACGGTCGATCTACCTGGGCCGCGACCTGCGCGGCGTGGCCGACGACCGCGCCGGCGACATCGTGCAGGCGCTGCAGCAATTGCGCGAGCTGCTGGTCGGCGCGTGCGGGCAGTCGCTGGATGCCGGCCTGTACTGGGACATGGTCGGCGCGCTGCGGCATGCCAACGACTCGGCGCTGCTGCGCGGCGCATCGGCCGGCCTGCTGTACAGCGCCGGCCGGCTGGGCGAAGACGCGCTGGGCGCCGAGCTGAACGGCCACCTGAGCGGCATGGCGCAGCCGCGCGACGCGGTCGCCTACCTGCGCGGGCTCACGCAGACCGCCCGCGAGGCGACGTGGCAGCAGCCGGCCCTGCTGCAGGTGCTCGACGTCCTGCTCGCGCAATGGGACGAGCCGGCCTTCGTCGCCGTACTGCCGGAGTTGCGGCTGGCCTTCGCGGCGATGACCCCGAACGAGACCGACCGCATCGCCGGCGCCGTGGCCGGGCTGCATGGCATGGGCGATCTCGGCCCGCTGGTCCACCGCGACCTCGCGGAGGACGAGGTGCGCGCGCACCTGGCGCTCAGCGAGACGCTGCGCGAGGTGCTCGCGGCGGACGGCCTTTCCGACTGGCTGGTGGCATGA
- a CDS encoding VWA domain-containing protein has product MKTLQRWRLVLGKYADRRFAPGAGGLGAAYSRMDRALDYLYGREYQGRGLRKDIGPGSLDASQLTLTTWLGEVRELFPNDTAEVIEKHALDRYGMTELVTDPRTLERLQPSQDLLRTLLGLRGHLRGEVLHVARRIVRQVVEELKRKLESEVRQALAGRLNRFRHSPLALSQNFDAHGTVRRNLKHYDRDRRQLVVEQALFFERNSRRLPWDIILCVDQSGSMADSVIHSAVMAGILAALPAFRVKIVVFDTSIVDLSGHADDPVEILMSVQLGGGTDIAQAVRYCTQLVENPHRTVLVLVTDFCEGAPPGELVRAVKALAEARVKLLGLAALDGQANPVYDKAMAERLAACGMEIAALTPQRLAHWLVKVVS; this is encoded by the coding sequence ATGAAGACGCTGCAGCGCTGGCGCCTCGTGCTCGGCAAGTACGCCGACCGCCGGTTCGCGCCGGGCGCGGGCGGTCTGGGCGCGGCGTACAGCCGCATGGACCGCGCGCTCGACTACCTGTACGGGCGCGAGTACCAGGGCCGCGGCCTGCGCAAGGACATCGGGCCCGGCTCGCTCGACGCGTCGCAGCTCACGCTGACCACATGGCTCGGCGAGGTGCGGGAGCTGTTCCCCAACGACACCGCCGAGGTCATCGAGAAGCACGCGCTCGACCGCTACGGCATGACGGAGCTGGTCACCGACCCCAGGACGCTGGAGCGCCTGCAACCCAGCCAGGACCTGCTGCGAACCCTGCTCGGACTGCGCGGCCACCTCCGGGGCGAGGTGCTGCACGTGGCGCGGCGAATCGTCCGCCAGGTGGTCGAGGAGCTCAAGCGCAAGCTGGAATCCGAAGTGCGCCAGGCGCTCGCCGGCCGCCTGAACCGCTTTCGCCACTCGCCGCTCGCGCTGTCGCAGAACTTCGACGCGCACGGCACCGTGCGCCGCAACCTGAAGCACTACGACCGGGACCGGCGGCAGCTCGTCGTCGAGCAGGCGCTGTTCTTCGAGCGCAACAGCCGCCGCCTGCCGTGGGACATCATCCTGTGCGTGGACCAGAGCGGCAGCATGGCCGACTCGGTGATCCACAGCGCGGTGATGGCCGGCATCCTGGCGGCGCTGCCGGCGTTTCGCGTGAAGATCGTCGTCTTCGACACCAGCATCGTCGACCTGTCCGGGCATGCCGACGACCCGGTCGAGATCCTGATGAGCGTGCAGCTCGGCGGGGGCACCGACATCGCGCAGGCGGTGCGCTACTGCACGCAGCTGGTCGAGAACCCGCACCGGACCGTGCTCGTGCTCGTCACCGACTTCTGCGAAGGCGCCCCGCCCGGGGAGCTGGTGCGCGCGGTGAAGGCGCTGGCCGAAGCTCGCGTCAAGCTCCTGGGACTGGCCGCGCTCGACGGGCAGGCGAACCCGGTGTACGACAAGGCGATGGCGGAGCGTCTGGCCGCCTGCGGCATGGAGATCGCGGCGCTCACGCCGCAGCGTCTCGCGCATTGGCTGGTGAAGGTGGTGTCGTGA
- a CDS encoding SWIM zinc finger domain-containing protein: MTAGLKDRLLEQLRRFDEDAFVALANKGLLRRAQKDLEKQAATISAEAQDRLELRFGEHTIRFDARGPAQASCSCPAAGVCQHILAAMISLQRMAAPAAADDDAPSAAGGSNAQADLSAALLAIPQAALERHAGAAGYRWAWQFVQDLDLPDDLGLGGDTHLVIDLKRPRLRLRYMGGGVDALIPDTETKQLAKYQVAAVLACRQALGADVMPPPARAKPKTAALDLGKDHALPEDVDNAEAASRVRLRASVQQVLQDCLQLGLSHLSPAMRDRFATLAVWAQGAQYHRLALLLRRVADHVELLLERAAGADEHRLFDELALVHGLLGALASADAKGAAPAHLVGRSRSEYAAASTLELIGVGASAWRSASGYVGLTMMFWSPEEQRFFSCTDARAELQRGFDPLARYKAPGPWSGLGAPQQATGRRVRLVSAQVNAQGRLSGSDTTHVTLQPAGALATHLQPIADWADLLERRAHARRSLLAEPQPLQDWVTLAPARFGAARFDPIRQTLAWPLVDAADRVLHAELVYSPFTEHAIQRIERLQADSLPPGTLLIGRLRPADGAPVLEPLSLVRGGSDNQIDALQFDDAPASSWASKWRQLMGRGAEAPALDAMASAAAAPRDLLALRHWLRERAERGLAEDAVAALDRDREAHRQRCEAAGLTALAQVLGRPVCASQWLAANYVCLQTERLLGRGDDAPA; encoded by the coding sequence GTGACGGCGGGTCTGAAGGACCGCCTGCTCGAGCAGCTGCGCCGCTTCGACGAGGATGCGTTCGTCGCGCTGGCCAACAAGGGCCTGCTGCGGCGCGCGCAGAAGGACCTGGAGAAGCAGGCCGCCACCATCAGCGCCGAAGCGCAGGACCGGCTGGAACTCCGGTTCGGCGAGCACACCATCCGCTTCGATGCGCGCGGTCCGGCGCAGGCGAGCTGCAGCTGCCCGGCGGCGGGCGTCTGCCAGCACATCCTCGCCGCCATGATCAGCCTGCAGCGCATGGCGGCGCCGGCCGCGGCCGACGACGATGCGCCGTCCGCAGCGGGCGGGAGCAACGCGCAGGCCGACCTGTCGGCCGCGCTCCTGGCCATTCCGCAGGCCGCACTGGAGCGCCATGCCGGCGCGGCCGGCTACCGCTGGGCGTGGCAGTTCGTGCAGGACCTCGACCTGCCGGACGACCTCGGGCTCGGCGGCGACACGCACCTGGTCATCGACCTCAAGCGGCCACGACTGCGCCTGCGCTACATGGGCGGCGGCGTGGACGCGCTGATCCCCGACACCGAAACGAAGCAGCTCGCGAAGTACCAGGTGGCCGCCGTGCTGGCGTGTCGCCAGGCGCTCGGCGCCGACGTGATGCCTCCGCCGGCGCGGGCCAAGCCGAAGACCGCGGCGCTGGACCTCGGCAAGGACCACGCGCTGCCGGAGGACGTCGACAACGCCGAAGCCGCGTCGCGGGTCAGGCTGCGTGCCAGCGTCCAGCAGGTGCTGCAGGACTGCCTCCAGCTCGGCTTGTCGCACCTGTCGCCGGCCATGCGCGATCGCTTCGCGACGCTCGCGGTATGGGCGCAAGGCGCCCAGTACCACCGTCTCGCGCTGCTGCTGCGACGGGTCGCCGACCACGTCGAGCTGCTGCTCGAGCGCGCGGCCGGCGCGGACGAGCATCGCCTGTTCGACGAGCTCGCCCTGGTCCACGGACTGCTGGGGGCACTGGCCAGCGCCGACGCGAAAGGCGCCGCGCCGGCGCACCTCGTGGGCCGTTCGCGCAGCGAGTACGCCGCCGCGTCGACGCTGGAGCTGATCGGTGTGGGCGCCAGCGCCTGGCGATCCGCCTCCGGCTACGTCGGGCTGACGATGATGTTCTGGTCGCCCGAGGAGCAGCGCTTCTTCTCGTGCACCGACGCGCGGGCCGAGCTGCAGCGCGGGTTCGATCCCCTTGCCCGCTACAAGGCGCCCGGGCCCTGGAGCGGCCTGGGCGCCCCGCAGCAGGCCACCGGCCGCCGTGTGCGACTGGTGTCGGCGCAAGTCAATGCGCAAGGCCGCCTGTCGGGCAGCGACACGACGCACGTCACGCTGCAGCCGGCCGGCGCGCTGGCAACGCACCTGCAGCCGATCGCCGACTGGGCCGATCTCCTCGAGCGCCGCGCACACGCACGTCGCAGCCTGCTCGCCGAGCCGCAGCCGCTGCAGGACTGGGTGACGCTGGCGCCGGCGCGCTTCGGCGCCGCCCGCTTCGACCCGATCCGACAGACGCTCGCATGGCCGCTCGTCGACGCGGCCGATCGGGTGCTGCACGCCGAGCTCGTGTACTCGCCGTTCACCGAGCACGCCATCCAGCGCATCGAACGCCTGCAGGCGGATTCGCTCCCGCCGGGCACGCTGCTGATCGGGCGGCTGCGGCCCGCGGACGGTGCGCCGGTGCTGGAGCCGTTGAGCCTGGTGCGAGGCGGGTCCGACAACCAGATCGATGCCCTTCAGTTCGACGACGCGCCCGCGAGCTCCTGGGCTTCCAAGTGGCGGCAGCTGATGGGCCGCGGCGCAGAGGCCCCGGCGTTGGACGCGATGGCGAGCGCGGCGGCAGCGCCTCGCGACCTGCTGGCCCTGCGCCACTGGCTGCGCGAACGGGCCGAACGTGGCCTGGCGGAGGATGCCGTTGCCGCCCTCGACCGCGACCGGGAGGCGCACCGACAGCGCTGCGAGGCCGCCGGCCTGACGGCGCTGGCGCAGGTGCTGGGCCGGCCGGTGTGCGCTTCCCAGTGGCTGGCCGCGAACTACGTCTGCCTGCAGACGGAGCGCCTGCTCGGCCGCGGCGACGACGCGCCGGCGTGA
- a CDS encoding YkvA family protein: protein MSKLVVAGARARMLTYLVALWKLFKHPQTPRLAKWTAIAVVAYAASPIDLIPDFVPVLGMLDDIVIVPLGIALVVRLTPKPLWEACLHEAEQSAQKLPRLWMGAVGIALVWVALLALIAWLVFF from the coding sequence ATGAGCAAGCTGGTCGTCGCCGGTGCGCGCGCGCGGATGCTCACCTACCTCGTCGCGCTGTGGAAGCTCTTCAAGCATCCGCAGACGCCGCGGCTCGCCAAATGGACGGCGATCGCCGTGGTGGCCTACGCGGCCAGCCCGATCGACCTCATCCCGGACTTCGTGCCGGTGCTGGGGATGCTGGACGACATCGTCATCGTGCCGCTGGGCATCGCGCTCGTGGTGCGACTCACGCCCAAGCCCCTCTGGGAGGCCTGCTTGCACGAGGCGGAGCAGTCGGCGCAGAAGCTGCCGCGCCTGTGGATGGGCGCGGTCGGCATTGCGCTGGTCTGGGTCGCGCTGCTCGCGCTGATCGCCTGGCTGGTGTTCTTCTGA